The Phaeocystidibacter marisrubri genomic interval TGTGATTGCGCTGAGAGAAGGTGGTTTTAGAATCCTTCCAGTGGTGGATTCAGAGAAGCGAATTGTGAATGTGATCAACTTCCGATACGTCAGCTCTTATCTACCAATGGATGCCATTATTATGGCGGGGGGAAAGGGGACTCGACTTCTTCCCATGACCAAGGATACACCAAAACCACTCTTGAAAATTGGAGGTAAGGCCATTATCGAGCACGGGATTGATCGACTGCGGAAATTCGGCGTGGACGATATCTGGATTTCCATTAACTACTTAGGAGATCAAATCGAACAGACCTTTAAATCTGGCGAAGACAAAGGCATACATATCAAGTATATACAAGAAGATCAACCTTTAGGGACCATCGGCTCTGTGAGTTATGCTGAAGGCTTATTGCACGATTACGTCTTAGTTACAAATTCGGATATCCTTACTGAACTCGATTATGAAGAGTTCTTTTTGGACTTTTTAGAGAAAGGAGCCGACATGTCTATTGTTACCATTCCGTATCGAGTGGATGTTCCTTATGCGGTGTTGGAAACTAGCAATCATCACATCATTTCGTTCAAGGAAAAACCGACCTACACCTACTATTCCAACGGCGGTATCTATTTGATTAAAAGAGAGTTGCTGAATCGTATTCCAAAAGGTACCTTCTACAACAGCACCGATTTGATGCAGGATTTGGTTCAGAATGGATTTAATGTCGTTTCATTCCCACTCAGACAGTATTGGCTTGATATCGGAAAGCCGGATGATTTTCAAAAAGCTCAAGAGGATATTAAACATCTCGATTTATGAGGTCTTTGTTGATAACGATTTGTGCGCGAGGAGGTTCCAAGGGGATTCCTGGAAAGAATATCAAGCCCCTCAATGGAGTGCCCTTGCTTCATTACACGCTTAATCTCGCTCAGATTATACAGGAGAAGTACGGTGCCGATATTCAGGTGAGCACAGACAGTGATGAAATTTTAAAATGCGCCGCTGAGGTAGGGTATAGTACCGAATATATTCGTCCCGATGAATTTGCGACGGATAAAGCAGGTAAAATTGCAGCCATTGAGGATGCAATGTTGTATTCGGAGCGATTGTATGGGAAAACCTACGACTATATTCTGGATCTAGACGTCACCTCTCCGCTGAGAACCCTGAACGACATTGAACAGGCTTATGAGCAATTGTCGAGCAATGAGGAAGCACTCAATATATTCTCTGTAAGTCCTGCTGCTCGTAATCCGTATTTCAACATGGTTGAAACAGGCGAGAATGGGTTTGCAAAAGTGGTGAAAGATGCCGGCGACGTGAAATCTAGACAGAATGCGCCCTTGGTGTATGACATGAATGCATCCTTCTACCTGTTTAAAAGAGAATACTTTAACAAGGGATATTCAACTTCTACCACACCGTACTCTTTGGCTTATGTAATGAAACACCATTGCTTTGACCTAGATGAGCCAAGAGATTTTAGAGTAATGGAAATCCTGTTGAGCGAAAATCTGCTAGAAATAGAGATATGAAGGTGCTAATTGTTGGACTAGGATCCATTTCCAGAAAACATAAGGAGGCCTTGATAGCCATTCGTCCTGACGCGGAGTTCTATGCTCTTCGTCGTTCAAGAGATGGAGCAGAGGTGGAAGGAGTCCAAAGTATCTATAGCATTGCAGAGATTCCAAGTGATTGTGATTTCGCCTTGGTGGCCACGCCAACTTCGGTTCACGCTGAAAGTTTACGCCAAATCCTCCCTCTAGGAATTCCTGTTTTTCTAGAGAAACCGCCCCTACACAATTCGGAAGATGCGGCTGAACTGGAGAGGCTCATTGCCGAGCATCAAAGTATGGTGTATACCGCATTTAATCTGCGGTTCCATCCACTCATCACTTGGGCGAAGCACTATTTAGCGGGAAAGCGGGTGCTAGAAGTACAATCCTATTGTGGTTCCTATTTACCCGATTGGCGCCCCAATCAAGACTATCGAACCAATTACAGTGCCCTACGCGAACAGGGCGGTGGCGTTCATCTAGATCTAACTCACGAAATCGATTTTGTTCGCTATCTCTTTGGAGATCCAACTTCAGTACAGAACAACTTGAGAACTGTTTCTGATTTAGAGATTGATTCTGTGGATAGTGCGCGCTATTGGTTAGAGTATCCCGACAAGGTCATCAACATCGTTTTGAATTACTTCAGGAGAGATCCAAAGCGAACGCTAGAAGTAGTAATGGAGGATGGTACCATAGAGATTGATTTAATTCGTGGATTGGTGATTGCGAATCGTACGGATATCATTCACCATGTAGAAGTGGATATTCAAGAGACGTACAATTTGCAAATGGCTTATTGGTTGAATTGTTTGACATCGGGGTCCATTCCGATGAATGAATTCTCTGAAAGTTTGAAAACGCTAAAAATCTGTTTAGATGAGTGGTAAGGTAGTACTAGTGACAGGAGGTTCTGGATTGATTGGATCCGAGATCATTCGCGAATTGAATGCTTCGGGATATCGCTCTATTAACCTCGACCTTCATGTAGAGAACGATCTCGTGAAAGGCACATGGAAGTGTGATATTACCGAACCAACATCGGTGGATGAAACCATTGCGTCCATCGTAGAAGAATTCGGTTCTATTGATGGTTTGGTCAACAATGCCTACCCGAGAACGTCGGATTGGGGAAAACCGGTAGATCAAATTGAGATAGAAAGTTGGAGGAAGAATGTAGACATGCAGATGAACAGTGTTTTCTACATCACTCAACGCGTACTGTCTCACATGGTCAAGCAAAACAGTGGTTCTGTAGTTAACATAGCCTCCATCTACGGGGTAGTAGGGAACGATCCAACGCTTTATGAAAATACAGGGATATCAGCTCCAGCTGCTTATTCAGCCATCAAAGGAGGGTTGATCAACTTGACGCGCTATTTGGCTTCGCATTACGGTCAGCATGGCGTTCGAGTAAATGCACTTTCTCCAGGAGGAATATTTGATCATCAAGATCCAAAGTTTGTAGAAGCTTACGAAAGAAGAGTACCTCTACGCAGGATGGGAAATCCGAACGATATTGCACCTGTCGTGCAATTTTTGCTGAGTGATCAGGCAAAATACATCACAGGTCAGAATATCATAGTGGATGGTGGGTATACAGCGCAGTGAGTTAGAGAACTTTTGCTAAGTACTTTGTTGGGGTTTTGAGTAGACCATTCTACTTGAGCTTCACATAGCTGTATATCTAAAGGAATCCCACGAGGTGAAGAACTAACACAACGCTTCACACGATCATAATCCTCTTCATCCAACATCCGTCATCAGACATCTATCACCCGTCACCCGTCACCCGTCACCCGTCATCCAACATCCAACCCCTAAAACGTCTAAAACCCCTGAAACCTCAACCCAACCAACCCAACCTCATCACTTCCTTCCAGCCTCGTAAATCCGTTCAATGATATCCACCACCTTCATTCCTTCTAGGGCGTTAGTGGTGATTGTTTTTTGATTGGACAGTACATCGACTACGTTTTGGATCACGAAGTTGTGGTTCGCAGCGGAACCTTTGTAGGAACCGTAGTCATTACCCGGATTAGTAGGAGCGAGTTGTGGCATGGTGTAGCCTGGGATATTGCATACTTCCACTTGGTCCATATATTGTCCACCTACCTTCACACTGCCATTTTGAGCAATGATAGTAATGCTACTTTCCAAGTTTGAGTGAGCAACGGAAGTAGAATAATTGATGCATCCCATACCGCCGTTTACAAAGTCGAATTGAACCATTCCAGAGTCTTCAAACTCAGTAATTTCTTTGTGGTTGAAGTCGTTTAGTCGAGCTGTAATATTCTTGATATCACCGAAGAGCCAGTACATCACATCGATGAAGTGGGAGAACTGAGTAAACAGTGTTCCGCCGTCTAGTGCAATGGTTCCATGCCAAGAGTCACCATGGTAGTATCGACCATCGCGGTTCCAATAGCAATTGATTTGAACCATGTAGATATCGCCTAAAGTTCCATCTGCAATCAGTGATTTCAACCATTCTGAAGGAGGAGAATAGCGGTTTTGCATCACTACAAAAACATGGCGATGGACTTGAAGTGATTTGTAGATCACTTTTTCAGCATCTTCCTTAGATAATGCCATAGGTTTTTCGATCACCACATGAGCTTTTGCTTCCAAGAATTGAAGAGCGTGTTCTGCATGTAACCCGTTGGGTGTGGCAATGTTGGCGACGTCAAACGCAATATTCGACTGTAAGAAAGCCTCTATCGTGTCAAATAGAGGAACATCAATGTCCAATTCTACGTCAGATTGGTTTTCAATGACTGCTACCAATTCAGCATCGGGATTCGCGAGAATCATTTCAGCATGGCGTTTGCCAATTCTTCCGTAACCTATGAGGGCAAATTTTATCATACGAGTCAAGAGTTTTGGACCACCGGATTCTGACTTCAAGCTTTCGCTTGGCAACTGGCGTCTAAAGACACGAAGATAGGGGAAGTTTAGTGTATGGTCACAGCATGAAAGTCAAAGAAAAGCGGTGTCCATTGGGGGGAAGTTACTGTTGGTGATTCTCAGCATTCACATTTATCGTATTAGCGTAGCAATGGTGAAGGGTAGAAAATCTGAACTTCATTGTATTGTGAAAATGTGGCAGTACGAAAAAGGTTGACAATGTTCAATAAATTCATTTACAATCAAAAAGGCGGGCAACACGGGTAATGTACATACACTCAGTCTGCTACAAAGAACTCAGAGTATAGTACCTCCCTACTTAAGTTCTAAGTACAACTGACTTAAAATCACTAAATCTTTAACCTATTATTTACTTCTTGCATGTGGTAAGAGCCTTGGGCTTCGTATATTTGGCAGCTTAGTAATAACCCAACTACCAAATATGCCCAAGCAAGCAGCGCAATCGCGCACTCTGTTCAGGAGGTTTTCACTTGCCTCTCTCTTTTTAGTATTGGTTATAGGACTTGGTACCACTTCCTGCATCCCCCAAAAAGACTTGACGTATTTGCAAGTAGAAGAAGGCCAACAAGCCGATTCTTTGTACTCTATTCAACGTCAGAAATATGTTATTCAAGAGAATGATATTTTGAATGTAACCGTTCGCAGCTTTAGTGAAGAGGCTTCCGTAGCATTCAATAATGCACGAACTCAGAACCTACAAAACGTGGGTGATGGTTATTTCTATATCACAGGTTATTCCGTAGATAGTGAAGGTAGAATTGAACTGCCCGTCGTGGGTTCAGTTCTAGTGGAAGGATTGACGATTGAAGAGGCTAAAGTGGTTATCAATGAGAAGCTTAGCCTTTATTTTCAAGAAGACGCTATTTTTACGAGTGTTCAATTGAGTGGTATCCGATTCAGTGTAATTGGCGAAGTCAATCGCCCAGGAAAGTATACCATCTATCAGAATCAGGCAAATATATTTGAAGCGCTCGCACTTGCTGGCGATGCTAATATTTATGGTAAACGTAGGGAAGTTCAGATCATTCGCCAATATCCAGAAGGAGTTCGAGTAATTGATTTGGATTTGACAGATGTGAGCGTATTGACCAATCCGGATTTTATGGTTCAGCCCAATGATGTGATCAATGTGAAACCAATGAAGCAAAAGTCTTGGGGTATTGGAGAGAAAGGGTTTACATCTTTTGTTCAGACCCTCTCCATAATTAGTTCAGTGTTATTAATCGCGGTTTCGCTTCGTAATTTGAGCAATTGATGTCTGAGAATCCAAACAACCCTTTCAACGAGCATAAAGACGATGCCATAGACGTTAAGGCGATTCTTTACAAAATGCTCGGACACTGGCATATTTTCGGCTTTTGTGTTGTTATTGCTCTGTTCTTAGCGTTTCTAACCAATAGATATTCCAAGAAGCTTTATAGCACTTCCACTACAGTAGTTATTGCCGACGAAGGCAATGGTGCAGGAGGAGGAGTTGAAGGATTGATGAGTGCCATTGGTTATTATAACCCTCGACTTAAGTTTGAGAATGAAGTAGTGATTCTTCAGAGCTACAGTCTGATTGAGCGCACTTTGAGCAAGCTTGATTTTGGAATTACATATTACTCCCACGGTCGACTTATCGGTGAAGAGCAATATGCTTATCGTCCATTTATCATTGTGATGGATTCCACTGTACAACAAACCTTGAGTGTGCCATTCAATGTTGTTTTTAAAGGGGTTTCTGGGGATTTTGAGCTTTCCGCAAACATTCCGGCAAAAGCACAACAGTATGATTATATCTCTAGAGAAGTTTCCGAAGTCTCCAATGTCTTAGAGTCTATTGAACTCAATATATCTGGCACTCTGAACGAATGGGTAGAAGGACCTTTTGGGAGGTTTAAATTGGTGCCTACGTCTTCATTTATGAAACTCTCTTTTGAGTCAAATCAAGAGTTTAAGTTCGTTTTTAGAGATCCAGTAGGACTTCTTCTAGAACTGAAATCAGCCATTCAAATTTTGCCAACAGCGGAAGGTGCTTCAGGTATTGATATTCAGCTTGTAGGACCTGAGAAAATGAAGAATGAGGTATTCCTTACCATGCTAGTGCAGGAGTACATAGCCATGGGGATGGAAGAGAAGACCAATCAGGCTCAATCTACTATTGACTTCATCAGTGAACAGTTGAAGAGAGTTGAGGATAGTCTTGATGTTGCCGAATCGAGACGAGAAGAGTATCGCACCGAAGAACAAGTCATAGATCTTAGTGAACAAGGACGTGTGATTGCGTCAAATTTGAATAGCTTAATTGAGCGTAAAAATATTGAGCGATCCAACTTGGAATACTATAACTACATGGTTTCCTTGTTGCAGGATGAGTCACAACTTGACAATATCATCGCACCGAGCACTCTCGGTGTAAATGATCCAACCTTAGTTAGATTAGTAAGCAGCTTGCAAGAGCTCTACAACAGAAGACAAGTACTTTTAATTGGAGCTACGAGAGATAACCCTCAGGTGAGAGGGGTTTCCAACCAACTAAGGGTCACGATCGAATCTTTGAAGGAGAACCTCAATAATCTTTCTGAGGGGTCCAAGATTTTAATTCGCGACCTCAATAGACAGATTCGAGAAGTTGAAGGTGAGATTGCGAAATTGCCAAGAATGGAGCGTGATTACCTCCAAATTCAGCGTATTTATACCATCAACAATGAGTTGTACACGTTTTTGATGCAAAAGCTCGCTGAAGCTGGTATTGCCAAGGCATCCGTTCAACCTGATCAACGCGTAATTGATCCAGCTAGAACCAATGCTCTTCCAATTTCACCTAGAACATCGTTGAATTATGGTATAGCACTTCTATTGGGACTTGTATTTCCAGCCATCTATGTGTTCTTGAAAGATTTCTTCAGAGCCAAGATTGCGAGCCAAGAAGACCTCAAGGCTATTACATCAATTGACGTAATTGGTCAATTAGGCCATAATAGCAAACTGAGCAACCTCGTAGTATTGGATTCACCGAAAGCTGCGTTATCTGAAGCGTTCAGAGGACTAAGAGCTAGTTTGAAATTCATTAATACGGAGAATAGTACACCGTACTTAATCTCAGTAACTTCAAGTATTTCGGGTGAAGGGAAGACCTTTGTAAGTATTAATACCGCTTCCATTCTTGCAATCAGCGGAAGCAAAACGGTGTTGATTGGAGTTGACCTAAGAAAACCGAGGATTTACAATGACTTTGGTTTGAAGAATGATGTCGGATTGTCCAATTTCTTGGCAGGTCAAGTGTCAGTTCAAGAAATTATTCAAAAGACAACTCAGTCTGAGAACCTTGATATTATAAGTGCGGGCGTCGTTCCGCCAAATCCGTCAGAATTGATCATGTCTTCGAAATTCGCTGATCTGATCGAAGAGCTTAAGAAGAAGTACGAGTACATCATATTTGATACTCCTCCAATTGGCGTTGTGGCGGATACTTTCGAGGTGTTTAAGTACACCGATTTGAACCTTTTCGTCGTTCGACAAAACTACACCGTTAAAGGTCTCGTTAGGGCGATGGAGGATACGAGAAAGGTGCGCAACATTGAGAATATGTATATCGTCTTCAACGATGCACAACGCACAAACAATGGCTATGGTTACGGTTATGGTTACGGCTATGGCTACGGTTATGGCTATGGCTACGGCTACGGCTACGGTTATTATGGCGAGAGTGAGGATCAACCAGGTTTCTTTGCTCGATTATTCAAGAGAAGCTAGAGAAATGAAAAGAGGTAAAACTATGATTACGTAGATTTTACCTCTTTTTCTTGCTCAAGAGACTTAATCAAGTAATTTTGTTACCTGATTAAGCTACCAACCCAACCTAACCCTCTTGCTAAACATTCTCATCACATCAAAAACGAGAATTAAGCTACTCCTGAAATTCTTTTTAGACAGTGAGTCTAAAGGATATCTTCAGGGTTTGGCTCAAGAATTCGGCGAGAGTAGTAACGCGGTGCGCGTTGAACTCAATAGGTTTGAAGAGGCCGGACTTCTAGAGAGTCAGTTAGATGGACGAAAGAAGATATTTCGCGTCAATTACAATCATCCCTTAGTTCCCGATATCACCAACATGGTGAGAAAAGTAACCCGTCTAGACGCATTGATCGACAATGTTGTAGACCGCTTACAAGGATTGGATGAAGTTTGGATTTCATCAAAATCAATTGATGATTTTAAGTCAGGCCGAATAGAATTAATCTTCATTGGAGAGGAATTCGACATCCCGTATCTCAAGAGTCTTATCAAAAAAGCAGAAAATCACATGAATGTGCTCATTGGTTATAAAATCGCCAAGGAGATTTCAGATAGTGATAAACCTTTGTTTGCCCTGATCTGGGTGAATAAATAATATATCATAGAATCAGATTATGAATAGAATTGAAGACACAAAGATTGGTATCATCGGCCTCGGGTACGTTGGCCTACCTCTCGCTGTAGAGTTCGGAAAGAAATTCCCGACTGTAGGTTTTGACATAAATCGTTCAAGAGTTGATGAACTCAATAACGGTATTGATTCAACCTTAGAAGTTGATAATGAGAACTTAGCCTCTGTGTTGGGCAAGGATGTTAGAAAGGGGGAAATTGGTCTACTCAATTCTACATCGAAAGAAGATTTAGCGGAATGCAATTTTTACATTGTAACGGTTCCTACGCCAACAGATCATCACAACAGACCTGTACTCACTCCTTTGATTAAAGCTAGCGAAACAATTGGTAGCGTATTGAAGAAGGGGGATGTTGTGGTTTATGAATCTACTGTATATCCTGGCGTTACGGAGGATGAGTGTATCCCTGTATTAGAGCGTTTCTCGGGTTTGAAGTTCAACGTGGATTTCTACGCTGGTTATTCTCCAGAAAGAATTAATCCGGGAGATAAGGAGCACACCGTAACAAAAATCTTAAAGGTGACTTCTGGATCAACAGAAGAGGCCGCTGAGTACATTGACAAAGTGTATCAAACGGTTATTGTTGCTGGCACCTATCGCGCTTCGAATATCAAGGTTGCCGAAGCCGCGAAAGTGATTGAGAACAGTCAGAGAGATATCAACATTGCCTTTGTAAATGAGCTCTCAAAGATTTTCAACCTTCTGGGTATTGACACCAACGAGGTTCTCGAGGCGGCTGGTACAAAATGGAATTTCCTTCCATTCAGACCGGGCCTAGTTGGAGGTCATTGTATTGGTGTTGATCCCTATTACCTAGCTCAGAAGGCACAAGAAGTAGGCTATCATCCAGAAATTATCCTAGCAGGTAGAAGATTGAACGATGGAATGGGAGCGTATGTCGCCACTCAGTCGGTGAAGCACATGTTGAAGCGTCATATTGCGGTTGCTTCTTCTAAGGCTTTGATGTTGGGAATCACGTTTAAGGAAAACTGTCCTGATATCCGTAACTCTCGTGCTATTGATATCTACAATGAGCTCATCACCTATGATATGGATGTGGATGTATACGATCCATGGGCTGAAAAGGCGGAGGTGAAGCATGAGTACGGTATAGATATCAAAACAGAGCATTCTGAACTCAGCCCTGGCGACTATTCACTTATCATCGTGGCTGTTGCACACCAACAGTTTTTAGAGTTAGATCTCAAGAAGTTGGCCAGTGATCAACACGTGATATTCGATGTTAAATCCATTCTTCCTAAAGAATCGGTAACAGCAAGATTATAAGATATGTCAAGAAACAAGTATCACGATATTGATTTGAGTACGAGCTCTTTTCTGATTACAGGAGGAGCGGGGTTCATCGGTTCGAATTTGGTTGATTACCTGCTGCACTTTGGTGCGAAAAAGGTGAGGGTGTTGGATAACCTTTCAAATGGTTATTACCACAACATTGAAGAATTCATGAGCAATCCAGCTTTTGAATTTTTGGAGGGGGATATCAGAGACTATGAGACGTGTGTCACTGCTGTGGAAGGCATGGATTACGTTTCTCATCAGGCTGCATTGGGATCCGTTCCCAGATCAATCAAAGATCCCATCACTTCAAATGCGGTAAATATCAGTGGATACTTGAACGTCATTCAGGCGGTTAAGGAGAATGGAAATGTAAAGCGTTTTGTGTACGCCGCATCTTCATCGAGTTATGGTACTAGTCCGAAGTTACCTAAAGTAGAAGGGGAGGAAGGACTACCTCTTTCCCCATATGCGATTACGAAGAGAGTGAACGAGTTTTACGGTGATACTTTTTCCAGAGTATACGGATTTCACAGTATTGGTCTTCGCTACTTTAACGTCTTTGGTCCACGCCAGTCTTTCGACAATCCTTACGCGGCAGTAATTCCTCTTTTTTTCAAAGCATCTCTTAACAACGAGGCACCAAAGATTTTTGGGGATGGTGAAACTTCTCGAGACTTTACGT includes:
- a CDS encoding nucleotidyltransferase family protein, which gives rise to MIDYKLHLIPHTSTIRQALERLNELAADAILFAVDEAGVLIGSLTDGDVRRGLISGKALEDRVSDFVQSKPKYITKDKYDIQNVIALREGGFRILPVVDSEKRIVNVINFRYVSSYLPMDAIIMAGGKGTRLLPMTKDTPKPLLKIGGKAIIEHGIDRLRKFGVDDIWISINYLGDQIEQTFKSGEDKGIHIKYIQEDQPLGTIGSVSYAEGLLHDYVLVTNSDILTELDYEEFFLDFLEKGADMSIVTIPYRVDVPYAVLETSNHHIISFKEKPTYTYYSNGGIYLIKRELLNRIPKGTFYNSTDLMQDLVQNGFNVVSFPLRQYWLDIGKPDDFQKAQEDIKHLDL
- a CDS encoding acylneuraminate cytidylyltransferase family protein, whose amino-acid sequence is MRSLLITICARGGSKGIPGKNIKPLNGVPLLHYTLNLAQIIQEKYGADIQVSTDSDEILKCAAEVGYSTEYIRPDEFATDKAGKIAAIEDAMLYSERLYGKTYDYILDLDVTSPLRTLNDIEQAYEQLSSNEEALNIFSVSPAARNPYFNMVETGENGFAKVVKDAGDVKSRQNAPLVYDMNASFYLFKREYFNKGYSTSTTPYSLAYVMKHHCFDLDEPRDFRVMEILLSENLLEIEI
- a CDS encoding Gfo/Idh/MocA family protein, producing MKVLIVGLGSISRKHKEALIAIRPDAEFYALRRSRDGAEVEGVQSIYSIAEIPSDCDFALVATPTSVHAESLRQILPLGIPVFLEKPPLHNSEDAAELERLIAEHQSMVYTAFNLRFHPLITWAKHYLAGKRVLEVQSYCGSYLPDWRPNQDYRTNYSALREQGGGVHLDLTHEIDFVRYLFGDPTSVQNNLRTVSDLEIDSVDSARYWLEYPDKVINIVLNYFRRDPKRTLEVVMEDGTIEIDLIRGLVIANRTDIIHHVEVDIQETYNLQMAYWLNCLTSGSIPMNEFSESLKTLKICLDEW
- a CDS encoding SDR family oxidoreductase is translated as MSGKVVLVTGGSGLIGSEIIRELNASGYRSINLDLHVENDLVKGTWKCDITEPTSVDETIASIVEEFGSIDGLVNNAYPRTSDWGKPVDQIEIESWRKNVDMQMNSVFYITQRVLSHMVKQNSGSVVNIASIYGVVGNDPTLYENTGISAPAAYSAIKGGLINLTRYLASHYGQHGVRVNALSPGGIFDHQDPKFVEAYERRVPLRRMGNPNDIAPVVQFLLSDQAKYITGQNIIVDGGYTAQ
- a CDS encoding Gfo/Idh/MocA family protein, with protein sequence MIKFALIGYGRIGKRHAEMILANPDAELVAVIENQSDVELDIDVPLFDTIEAFLQSNIAFDVANIATPNGLHAEHALQFLEAKAHVVIEKPMALSKEDAEKVIYKSLQVHRHVFVVMQNRYSPPSEWLKSLIADGTLGDIYMVQINCYWNRDGRYYHGDSWHGTIALDGGTLFTQFSHFIDVMYWLFGDIKNITARLNDFNHKEITEFEDSGMVQFDFVNGGMGCINYSTSVAHSNLESSITIIAQNGSVKVGGQYMDQVEVCNIPGYTMPQLAPTNPGNDYGSYKGSAANHNFVIQNVVDVLSNQKTITTNALEGMKVVDIIERIYEAGRK
- a CDS encoding polysaccharide biosynthesis/export family protein, encoding MPKQAAQSRTLFRRFSLASLFLVLVIGLGTTSCIPQKDLTYLQVEEGQQADSLYSIQRQKYVIQENDILNVTVRSFSEEASVAFNNARTQNLQNVGDGYFYITGYSVDSEGRIELPVVGSVLVEGLTIEEAKVVINEKLSLYFQEDAIFTSVQLSGIRFSVIGEVNRPGKYTIYQNQANIFEALALAGDANIYGKRREVQIIRQYPEGVRVIDLDLTDVSVLTNPDFMVQPNDVINVKPMKQKSWGIGEKGFTSFVQTLSIISSVLLIAVSLRNLSN
- a CDS encoding GumC family protein — encoded protein: MSENPNNPFNEHKDDAIDVKAILYKMLGHWHIFGFCVVIALFLAFLTNRYSKKLYSTSTTVVIADEGNGAGGGVEGLMSAIGYYNPRLKFENEVVILQSYSLIERTLSKLDFGITYYSHGRLIGEEQYAYRPFIIVMDSTVQQTLSVPFNVVFKGVSGDFELSANIPAKAQQYDYISREVSEVSNVLESIELNISGTLNEWVEGPFGRFKLVPTSSFMKLSFESNQEFKFVFRDPVGLLLELKSAIQILPTAEGASGIDIQLVGPEKMKNEVFLTMLVQEYIAMGMEEKTNQAQSTIDFISEQLKRVEDSLDVAESRREEYRTEEQVIDLSEQGRVIASNLNSLIERKNIERSNLEYYNYMVSLLQDESQLDNIIAPSTLGVNDPTLVRLVSSLQELYNRRQVLLIGATRDNPQVRGVSNQLRVTIESLKENLNNLSEGSKILIRDLNRQIREVEGEIAKLPRMERDYLQIQRIYTINNELYTFLMQKLAEAGIAKASVQPDQRVIDPARTNALPISPRTSLNYGIALLLGLVFPAIYVFLKDFFRAKIASQEDLKAITSIDVIGQLGHNSKLSNLVVLDSPKAALSEAFRGLRASLKFINTENSTPYLISVTSSISGEGKTFVSINTASILAISGSKTVLIGVDLRKPRIYNDFGLKNDVGLSNFLAGQVSVQEIIQKTTQSENLDIISAGVVPPNPSELIMSSKFADLIEELKKKYEYIIFDTPPIGVVADTFEVFKYTDLNLFVVRQNYTVKGLVRAMEDTRKVRNIENMYIVFNDAQRTNNGYGYGYGYGYGYGYGYGYGYGYGYYGESEDQPGFFARLFKRS
- a CDS encoding helix-turn-helix domain-containing protein, with amino-acid sequence MLNILITSKTRIKLLLKFFLDSESKGYLQGLAQEFGESSNAVRVELNRFEEAGLLESQLDGRKKIFRVNYNHPLVPDITNMVRKVTRLDALIDNVVDRLQGLDEVWISSKSIDDFKSGRIELIFIGEEFDIPYLKSLIKKAENHMNVLIGYKIAKEISDSDKPLFALIWVNK
- a CDS encoding nucleotide sugar dehydrogenase, whose product is MNRIEDTKIGIIGLGYVGLPLAVEFGKKFPTVGFDINRSRVDELNNGIDSTLEVDNENLASVLGKDVRKGEIGLLNSTSKEDLAECNFYIVTVPTPTDHHNRPVLTPLIKASETIGSVLKKGDVVVYESTVYPGVTEDECIPVLERFSGLKFNVDFYAGYSPERINPGDKEHTVTKILKVTSGSTEEAAEYIDKVYQTVIVAGTYRASNIKVAEAAKVIENSQRDINIAFVNELSKIFNLLGIDTNEVLEAAGTKWNFLPFRPGLVGGHCIGVDPYYLAQKAQEVGYHPEIILAGRRLNDGMGAYVATQSVKHMLKRHIAVASSKALMLGITFKENCPDIRNSRAIDIYNELITYDMDVDVYDPWAEKAEVKHEYGIDIKTEHSELSPGDYSLIIVAVAHQQFLELDLKKLASDQHVIFDVKSILPKESVTARL
- a CDS encoding SDR family oxidoreductase, coding for MSRNKYHDIDLSTSSFLITGGAGFIGSNLVDYLLHFGAKKVRVLDNLSNGYYHNIEEFMSNPAFEFLEGDIRDYETCVTAVEGMDYVSHQAALGSVPRSIKDPITSNAVNISGYLNVIQAVKENGNVKRFVYAASSSSYGTSPKLPKVEGEEGLPLSPYAITKRVNEFYGDTFSRVYGFHSIGLRYFNVFGPRQSFDNPYAAVIPLFFKASLNNEAPKIFGDGETSRDFTFVENAIQANIKGMLTTDLKSHEVINIACGDRTTLTELWGIIAELTDSDLKPIYQEERPGDVKHSLADITKARNLIGYNPLYTVKQGLKEAASFYINQQTEKP